The Thermodesulfobacteriota bacterium genome includes the window CTCTCGGCGTTGGTGGGCTTCGGGGTCAAAGGGTACCTGTACGCGAGCGCCGTGCACAACGTGGCCGCGGCCGGCGAAGCCGCCGAGCTCGCGCGCCTGGAGACCTCGTGGCCCCTCCTGGC containing:
- a CDS encoding rhodanese codes for the protein LSALVGFGVKGYLYASAVHNVAAAGEAAELARLETSWPLLALAALLLAGRLVRRFWERRTHA